TGGGTGCGTGGCCGGCCGACTAAATCGGCCCACAGATCCAAACCGAGTTCCCGCCCATGCTCGGCAAAAACTTCCTGCCAAACTTGCAGCTCGGGCGATTCGCTGTCGATAATCACGCCATCAAAATCAAAAACCAAAGCCTTAATCATTGCACCCACGTCCGAATCCACGAACACGAACCACGATCACGCCTTCTTCCTCGCCGCCACGCGCTCGACCAAATCGCCAAAGGTTGTCTCGGGATCGCACTGGACATCGAAGGCGATGACGAAAAGCGTGATCAAGTCCTTGGCCTGAATGCGGTCCGGAGACCAGGCCGCGATCTCGCTCAGGTTATGCTCGGGCTTGAGCTGCTTGATTTTCATGCCGACGATTTCGGCCAAACCGGCGGCGAGCTGCTGCGCCACGTCGCGATAGGGCGGCGGAAAATCCAAGCGCACGAAAGCGACTTCCAAGGCCCAGTCGATGCCCTGGCGTGCGGGCTGGAAAATCAGCCGGCCAATGGTCATCACCAACAAAATCGCCGCGAGCAGTATATATAACGGCGCAGTCATCGTGATCGTAACAAAGTTAATCAACCGTCAATCATCAGCACGGCGCGGTAGCGCAACTGATTCTTACGTAGCCGTTCGAGCGCCAGGTTGGCGTCCTTCATGGCAAAACATTCGACCAGCGGCGCGATCTTATGCTCGGCGGAAAATTTTAACATCGCCGCCAACTCAGCGTTGGAACCGATTGCACTACCGCCGATACTCTTCTGCGCTTCAATCAACGGAAAGATCGGCAGCCGCAGCTCACCCGGCGCCGCGCCGACGATACAAAGATGGCCGTTGGGCTTGAGCAAGTCTAGATAATCGGGCCATGGCAAGTCCGCCGACACGGTCGATAAGATGAAATCGCAACTGCTCGCTTCGGCGCCGAACGCTCCGGGCACACTAGTATCGACAAATCGGTCAGCGCCAAAGCCGCGGGCTTCCACTTGCTTATTCGCCGATGTCGAAAATGCCGTCACCGAGTAGCCCATCGCCCTGGCGAATTGGAGCGCCAAGTGGCCGAGACCGCCGAGACCGATGATGCCGACGCGAGCATTTCCCTTGAGCCGCTGCCGCTGCATCGGCGCAAACACGGTGATGCCGGCGCAGAGCAACGGCGCGGCAAGCTCTGACTTCAAAGCGT
This genomic window from Deltaproteobacteria bacterium contains:
- a CDS encoding NAD(P)-dependent alcohol dehydrogenase, whose product is MINAYAAPRAGAPLEPYQFAANSFGPLEIEIAISHCGMCHSDLHLIDDDWGVSSYPLVPGHEIVGVVTRIGAAVSHLSVGQRAGVGWLAGSCMNCEQCLAGNENLCRQGQPTCVGRHGGYASAVIVDARFALALPDALKSELAAPLLCAGITVFAPMQRQRLKGNARVGIIGLGGLGHLALQFARAMGYSVTAFSTSANKQVEARGFGADRFVDTSVPGAFGAEASSCDFILSTVSADLPWPDYLDLLKPNGHLCIVGAAPGELRLPIFPLIEAQKSIGGSAIGSNAELAAMLKFSAEHKIAPLVECFAMKDANLALERLRKNQLRYRAVLMIDG